The following proteins come from a genomic window of Nitrospinota bacterium:
- a CDS encoding YqhA family protein: MFKTIESVVERILWESRLVIIFAVAASILSAMLLIFIGTYDVYKVFAELLHTAAEGMEEFHALAVTHIIAAVDSYLIATVLLIFGMGLYELFISKIDIAEADTKSSRILVIHDLDQLKEKLAKVILLVLIVTFFKHAVYFKYEDVLSLLYLAIGIFLIALSIYLTHKGHGGNKGEDH; this comes from the coding sequence ATGTTTAAAACTATCGAGAGCGTCGTTGAGCGAATCCTGTGGGAAAGCAGGCTGGTAATCATCTTTGCCGTAGCCGCCTCCATCCTGTCGGCAATGCTGCTCATTTTCATCGGCACATACGATGTGTACAAGGTCTTCGCCGAGCTGTTGCACACGGCCGCCGAAGGGATGGAGGAATTCCACGCCCTTGCGGTGACGCATATCATCGCCGCGGTGGACAGCTATCTCATCGCCACGGTGCTCCTCATCTTCGGGATGGGGCTGTACGAGCTGTTCATCAGCAAGATAGACATCGCCGAAGCGGACACCAAATCGTCGCGCATCCTTGTCATCCACGATCTCGATCAACTGAAGGAAAAACTGGCAAAGGTCATCTTGCTGGTGTTGATAGTCACTTTTTTCAAGCACGCCGTCTACTTCAAATATGAAGATGTGCTGAGCCTGCTGTACCTCGCCATCGGCATCTTCCTTATCGCGCTTTCCATCTATCTGACCCACAAGGGACACGGCGGCAATAAAGGGGAAGACCACTGA